A single Corynebacterium resistens DSM 45100 DNA region contains:
- the nadD gene encoding nicotinate-nucleotide adenylyltransferase: MGIMGGTFDPIHNGHLVAGSEVADMFNLDVVVYVPTGQPWQKKGKNVSAAEDRYLMTVIATASNPSFEVSRVDIEREGDTFTIDTLTDMRQIYPDAELFFITGADALNKIVTWRDWEAMFELAHFVGVTRPGYSLSFSDAETSPLKQELDAGRLRLVEIPAMAISSTDVRERSASGRPVWYLVPDGVVQYIAKHRMYVR, translated from the coding sequence GTGGGCATCATGGGCGGTACTTTCGATCCCATTCACAATGGCCACCTTGTGGCCGGGTCCGAAGTGGCGGATATGTTCAATCTGGACGTGGTGGTTTACGTGCCCACTGGCCAGCCGTGGCAAAAGAAGGGCAAGAATGTTTCCGCAGCGGAAGACCGCTACCTCATGACGGTAATTGCGACGGCATCTAATCCGAGTTTCGAAGTCTCCCGTGTGGATATCGAGCGGGAAGGTGATACGTTTACTATCGATACGCTCACCGATATGCGGCAGATTTATCCAGACGCGGAACTGTTTTTTATTACAGGTGCCGATGCACTCAATAAGATCGTGACGTGGCGGGATTGGGAAGCGATGTTCGAGCTGGCACATTTTGTTGGTGTGACTCGGCCGGGGTATTCACTTTCTTTTTCTGACGCCGAAACCTCCCCGCTCAAACAGGAACTGGATGCTGGAAGGCTGCGCTTGGTGGAGATTCCTGCGATGGCCATTAGCTCGACGGATGTCCGTGAGCGCTCCGCCTCGGGCCGTCCAGTGTGGTACTTGGTGCCCGATGGCGTGGTGCAATACATCGCTAAGCACCGCATGTATGTGCGCTAA
- the rsfS gene encoding ribosome silencing factor translates to MTAHADSIALAGLAARAAADKLAEDILVIDVSERLAITDCFVIASGDNERQVNAIIDEVEDQLNDEGVKPTRREGRGEGRWVLLDYGDIVVHVQRKDEREFYALDRLWRDAPQIEVEGVEQIDRGPAWDSQEMDERDAVSVEELPLAGPTPDADEL, encoded by the coding sequence TTGACTGCCCACGCAGATTCAATTGCATTGGCGGGCTTGGCTGCCCGCGCCGCTGCTGACAAGCTGGCGGAGGATATTTTGGTTATCGATGTTTCCGAACGTCTTGCGATTACCGATTGCTTCGTTATCGCGTCCGGTGATAATGAGCGCCAAGTTAACGCGATCATCGATGAGGTTGAAGATCAGCTGAACGATGAAGGTGTGAAGCCCACCCGCCGCGAAGGTAGGGGAGAGGGCCGCTGGGTCCTGCTGGATTACGGCGATATTGTGGTGCACGTTCAGCGTAAAGACGAGCGTGAATTTTACGCACTCGATCGCTTGTGGCGCGATGCGCCACAGATCGAGGTCGAGGGCGTGGAACAGATCGACCGTGGTCCAGCATGGGACTCCCAGGAAATGGATGAGCGGGATGCAGTCAGTGTTGAGGAGCTCCCTCTGGCTGGCCCCACGCCGGATGCGGACGAACTCTAA
- a CDS encoding histidine phosphatase family protein translates to MTAARVADRRLVLIRHGETEYNATGRMQGQLDTELSAVGRDQARVAAEVLAGWNVSRVIASDLSRAEETARILAQPWGIEVETDRRLRETDLGAWQGASHREVDAAYPGQRAYWKHDPEWAPPQGETRMQVAERAFAVVDEVMRGDDFDRGVVVMVAHGGTIGALTARLLELPASHSLVFSGLGNVCWSQLLARPQFVRNQGDSSAPAIDGSTVPLVPSSDEQWWKTPKWQLEGWNVHANAAAPAGAPSPDEGGDANSSNSSSQDLGGGA, encoded by the coding sequence ATGACCGCTGCCCGCGTGGCTGATCGCCGCCTGGTGCTTATCCGGCATGGCGAAACTGAATACAACGCGACTGGTCGCATGCAGGGACAGCTCGATACTGAATTGAGTGCCGTGGGGCGTGATCAAGCGCGCGTAGCCGCTGAGGTGCTGGCCGGTTGGAACGTGTCACGCGTCATCGCAAGCGATTTGAGCCGTGCGGAGGAAACCGCCCGGATTCTTGCGCAACCTTGGGGGATTGAGGTCGAAACTGATCGGCGCCTGCGGGAAACGGATCTCGGGGCGTGGCAGGGGGCGTCGCACAGAGAGGTTGACGCAGCCTACCCGGGCCAACGGGCGTATTGGAAGCACGACCCAGAGTGGGCACCACCGCAGGGAGAAACCCGCATGCAGGTGGCGGAACGGGCTTTCGCGGTAGTGGATGAAGTTATGCGTGGCGATGACTTCGACCGCGGTGTGGTTGTGATGGTCGCTCACGGTGGAACGATTGGTGCGTTGACAGCACGATTGTTGGAATTGCCGGCAAGCCATTCCCTAGTCTTCTCCGGGCTGGGCAACGTGTGTTGGTCACAGCTGCTTGCCCGGCCGCAATTCGTCCGTAACCAAGGCGATTCCAGCGCACCGGCGATCGATGGTTCCACCGTGCCCTTGGTTCCAAGCAGCGATGAGCAGTGGTGGAAGACCCCGAAGTGGCAGCTAGAGGGCTGGAATGTGCACGCGAATGCTGCCGCCCCCGCCGGGGCGCCAAGCCCGGATGAGGGAGGGGATGCGAACAGCAGCAACAGCAGCAGTCAAGATCTTGGTGGAGGTGCATAG
- a CDS encoding DegV family protein codes for MAVQVVTDSTSCLPAELAAAAGVTVVPIHADGKGVERTTAGLSAMELTAQYARLLERSGDEGVVALHIAKGLSATWSNGTTAAGVVGDAVRVIDTESAGMVIGYAALAAGECAQQGGTVDEVEAAARETLESARLWLYVHRIDALRKGGRLSTARSLFTSALAFKPIFEISGGKLTLAARSRTQSKAMDRLLALVVEQVKNATVEISPEDDPAAAPTPSMRVAVHYAEDPEVAAELLARIQVAVQELGETEAEAAEGASTFGSTPRQPKEGKPGRRGGVEVEDSVKPAVREVVNEVARSATTFLERVVASRAVQKFTAVAEAEHADSEASDSTAENAGTQSSAENSGPQPSAEEEPVQEPRAHVVPKVDLHLVPMGEAVQTHTGEGAVAVSTVRLPPRK; via the coding sequence ATGGCGGTTCAAGTTGTCACTGATTCCACTAGTTGTCTGCCTGCTGAACTGGCTGCCGCTGCGGGCGTGACTGTCGTGCCGATCCATGCGGACGGCAAAGGGGTGGAGCGGACTACCGCTGGGCTGAGCGCTATGGAGTTGACGGCGCAATATGCACGTCTGCTCGAACGCAGTGGCGACGAAGGCGTGGTGGCGCTACATATCGCTAAAGGTCTGAGTGCAACGTGGAGCAACGGAACCACCGCTGCTGGTGTTGTTGGCGATGCTGTGCGAGTCATTGATACAGAATCGGCGGGAATGGTCATTGGCTATGCCGCCCTGGCAGCCGGAGAATGTGCACAGCAAGGTGGAACGGTCGATGAAGTAGAAGCCGCAGCGCGCGAGACCCTCGAATCTGCACGTCTGTGGCTGTACGTCCACCGCATTGATGCACTTCGCAAGGGCGGACGGCTTTCGACTGCCCGCAGTCTGTTCACTTCGGCCTTGGCTTTTAAACCCATTTTTGAAATATCCGGTGGCAAGCTGACGTTAGCTGCCCGTTCTCGCACGCAGTCCAAGGCTATGGATCGCTTGCTTGCGTTGGTGGTGGAGCAAGTGAAAAACGCTACCGTGGAGATTTCTCCAGAGGATGACCCGGCGGCCGCGCCCACGCCTTCGATGCGTGTGGCCGTGCACTATGCCGAGGATCCGGAGGTTGCCGCAGAATTATTGGCTCGGATTCAAGTAGCTGTGCAGGAGCTTGGGGAGACTGAAGCCGAAGCAGCTGAAGGTGCCTCTACTTTTGGTTCGACGCCACGTCAGCCCAAGGAAGGTAAGCCTGGGCGGCGCGGGGGCGTCGAGGTAGAAGATTCGGTAAAACCTGCGGTAAGGGAAGTGGTTAACGAAGTAGCGAGGTCCGCGACCACGTTCCTAGAGCGTGTGGTGGCCAGCCGTGCGGTGCAGAAGTTTACGGCGGTGGCAGAAGCTGAACATGCTGATTCGGAGGCCAGCGATTCGACTGCCGAGAATGCAGGAACGCAGTCTTCTGCCGAGAATTCGGGACCGCAGCCTTCTGCCGAGGAAGAGCCTGTTCAGGAGCCACGCGCGCACGTCGTTCCGAAGGTGGATTTGCACCTGGTGCCGATGGGCGAGGCTGTGCAGACTCATACTGGTGAGGGCGCTGTGGCGGTTTCCACGGTGCGATTACCTCCTAGAAAATAG
- a CDS encoding helix-hairpin-helix domain-containing protein, whose product MLQKRVAELTQPIAEHEIAELDLDTRQGLTRRTGSIVLMAIVLLVAVVGAVLGIRLLFSGDSPQGNAGGEAKPHALSVPTDGDGANSESDSGAPHDKAVVDGAGSDGAQAQGKAAGAANEPQGGSERNPPGNGIIVVSVQGMVAHPGLLRVKSGLRVGDVIELAGPTHPRARLHNLNLAQQVADGMQIVVDPKGSTLVLAVTPHSADPSLTDAPGSPSRAQPGAEGASGRSSAGGSQAGTGTSAGEKATGKVNINTADQSSLETLSGVGPATAKAIIEWRQANGKFRSVEQLMEVRGIGPAKFAAMKDSVTV is encoded by the coding sequence ATGCTGCAGAAGCGGGTGGCGGAGCTAACTCAACCCATTGCTGAACATGAGATCGCAGAGTTGGATCTCGATACCCGGCAGGGGTTGACGCGCCGTACGGGGAGCATCGTCCTGATGGCTATCGTGCTGCTCGTTGCTGTGGTGGGGGCGGTGCTGGGTATTCGGTTGTTGTTCAGTGGGGATAGTCCCCAAGGCAACGCCGGTGGTGAGGCGAAACCCCATGCCCTGAGCGTGCCCACCGATGGCGATGGGGCCAATTCGGAAAGTGATTCCGGGGCGCCACACGATAAGGCGGTGGTGGATGGCGCTGGTAGTGATGGCGCCCAGGCACAGGGAAAAGCAGCGGGAGCCGCTAATGAACCCCAAGGAGGTTCGGAACGAAATCCACCCGGAAATGGGATCATCGTGGTGAGTGTGCAGGGCATGGTCGCACATCCGGGGTTGCTGCGGGTGAAAAGTGGCTTGCGCGTGGGCGATGTGATTGAGCTGGCGGGGCCAACACATCCTCGGGCCCGACTGCATAACCTCAACCTTGCTCAGCAGGTAGCTGATGGTATGCAGATTGTGGTTGACCCTAAAGGCTCCACATTGGTGTTGGCAGTTACTCCTCACAGTGCTGACCCCTCATTAACTGACGCCCCCGGGTCACCCAGCCGGGCACAGCCAGGGGCGGAAGGCGCCAGTGGGCGAAGCAGTGCCGGGGGATCGCAGGCAGGTACTGGAACGTCAGCGGGGGAGAAAGCTACTGGCAAGGTCAATATCAACACCGCAGATCAATCATCGTTGGAGACCCTCAGTGGTGTGGGGCCAGCCACAGCAAAGGCGATTATCGAGTGGCGACAGGCCAATGGGAAGTTCCGTTCAGTTGAGCAGTTGATGGAAGTTCGCGGGATAGGGCCAGCCAAATTCGCGGCGATGAAAGATTCAGTGACGGTATGA